One genomic window of Candidatus Hydrogenedentota bacterium includes the following:
- a CDS encoding 2-oxo acid dehydrogenase subunit E2, with the protein MSVEFKLPALAENVDKVTVTKLLVAVGDDVRKDQPVMEIETDKASTEVPSSVSGKVTEIRAREGQPLRVGDVVMVVSGNGAPAEAAKPAPQPQRQDAPVKLEAVPAPRVTAPAPVAAPAARVSNTPVPASPSVRRLAREIGIDVSDVPGTGPGGRVTIEDVKSFSRQARNDVRPARAPAPVAASLASSSEATAFGEVERIPMNSVRRRTSENMTHAWTTIPHVTQFDKADITGVERFRQQYGKRVEAAGGKLTVTAILVKLLATALKKFPQFNASIDVLAQEITYKKYYNIGVAVDTDRGLLVPVVRNVDTKSVIEIAVELQEMAARAREKKNRLEEMQGATFTISNLGGIGGTSFTPIINPPEAAILGVSRGRIEPVYIDGAFQPRTMLPLSLSYDHRVIDGADAARFVRWIVDALEQPLSLLLDN; encoded by the coding sequence ATGTCAGTCGAATTCAAACTGCCCGCGCTCGCGGAGAACGTAGACAAGGTAACGGTCACGAAGTTGTTGGTTGCCGTCGGCGACGATGTCCGAAAGGACCAGCCGGTGATGGAAATCGAAACCGACAAGGCGTCTACGGAAGTTCCGTCGTCGGTTTCTGGTAAGGTGACGGAAATCCGCGCGCGGGAGGGTCAACCGCTTCGCGTAGGCGACGTTGTGATGGTTGTTTCCGGTAACGGCGCTCCCGCAGAAGCCGCCAAACCGGCGCCGCAGCCGCAGCGTCAGGACGCGCCGGTGAAACTCGAGGCGGTTCCCGCGCCGCGTGTAACGGCCCCCGCGCCTGTGGCCGCACCAGCGGCGCGTGTGTCCAACACGCCCGTGCCTGCATCGCCGTCCGTTCGCCGCCTGGCGCGCGAAATCGGTATTGACGTCAGCGACGTTCCAGGTACCGGTCCTGGGGGACGTGTGACCATCGAAGACGTCAAGTCGTTCTCGCGGCAAGCGCGGAATGATGTGCGTCCGGCGCGCGCTCCGGCGCCGGTCGCGGCGAGTCTGGCTTCGTCGTCGGAGGCGACTGCGTTCGGGGAAGTCGAACGGATTCCGATGAACAGCGTCCGGCGGCGCACATCCGAAAACATGACGCACGCATGGACCACAATTCCACACGTGACCCAGTTTGACAAGGCGGACATCACCGGCGTCGAGCGCTTCCGCCAGCAGTATGGAAAACGCGTCGAGGCCGCCGGTGGAAAGTTGACGGTTACGGCGATTCTCGTCAAGCTTCTTGCCACGGCGCTGAAAAAGTTCCCACAATTCAATGCGAGTATCGACGTACTGGCGCAGGAAATCACTTACAAAAAGTACTATAACATCGGCGTGGCGGTGGATACCGACCGCGGACTGCTGGTGCCGGTCGTGCGCAACGTGGATACGAAGAGCGTAATCGAGATCGCCGTCGAGCTTCAGGAAATGGCGGCCCGTGCGCGAGAGAAGAAGAACCGCCTCGAGGAAATGCAGGGCGCGACCTTCACCATCAGCAACCTTGGCGGTATCGGCGGCACGTCCTTCACGCCAATCATCAATCCTCCGGAAGCCGCGATTCTCGGCGTGTCTCGTGGACGGATCGAGCCGGTCTACATCGACGGAGCATTTCAGCCCCGCACGATGTTGCCGCTTTCCCTATCCTACGATCACCGCGTGATCGATGGCGCGGATGCGGCCCGGTTCGTTCGGTGGATCGTGGACGCGCTCGAACAGCCGCTGTCGCTACTTCTCGATAACTAA
- the lpdA gene encoding dihydrolipoyl dehydrogenase: MSTNNGKRTAIIGGGPGGYAAAFAASDLGLDVTLVDVEQNPGGVCLYRGCIPSKALLHVAKVLNEAKEAEHWGIHFEQPSIELAKLRASKDAVVAKMTGGLGQLCKARKIKFIQGRASFDDSTTIKVASDDGKEQTIQTDFTILAAGSRPATLPDLFIESDRILNSTTALQLPDIPKTLLVVGGGYIGLELGSVYAALRSTVTVVEMTDALLPGADDDLVTVLSQRMEKVFHKIHLGTKVSGVAESKEGITVTLQSKDGKEFKETYDKILVSVGRKPNSSGLGLNNTKVHVDARGFVEVDAQRRTTDPAIFAIGDVAGEPMLAHKASHEGRVAAEAIAGHNTAFEPAAIPAVVFTDPEVAWAGLTERQAQKDGRSVNVARFPWAASGRATTLNRQDGLTKFITDPESGMVLGVGIVGPGAGELIAEGVLAIEMGATATDLGMSIHPHPTLSETLMESAELIFGTGTHVYRPRKAN, from the coding sequence ATGAGCACGAATAACGGCAAACGGACCGCCATCATCGGTGGCGGGCCCGGCGGATATGCGGCAGCGTTTGCAGCCTCCGACCTTGGACTTGACGTCACGCTTGTCGACGTCGAGCAGAACCCGGGCGGGGTCTGCCTCTACCGCGGTTGTATTCCCTCGAAGGCGCTGCTCCACGTCGCCAAGGTGTTGAACGAGGCGAAAGAGGCCGAACACTGGGGCATCCATTTCGAGCAACCTTCGATCGAACTCGCCAAACTGCGCGCAAGCAAGGATGCCGTCGTCGCGAAGATGACCGGCGGACTTGGGCAGTTGTGTAAGGCCCGCAAAATAAAGTTCATACAGGGCCGCGCAAGCTTCGACGATTCGACGACGATTAAGGTTGCGAGCGACGACGGAAAAGAGCAGACGATCCAGACCGACTTCACGATTCTCGCCGCCGGGTCGCGGCCTGCGACATTACCGGACCTGTTCATCGAGTCGGATCGAATCCTGAACTCGACGACCGCGCTCCAACTTCCCGACATACCCAAGACGCTGCTTGTAGTCGGCGGCGGGTACATTGGCCTGGAATTGGGATCGGTGTACGCCGCGCTCCGGTCCACTGTGACCGTCGTGGAGATGACCGACGCACTGCTTCCCGGAGCGGACGACGATCTAGTGACGGTCCTGTCGCAACGCATGGAGAAGGTGTTCCACAAAATTCATCTGGGTACCAAAGTCTCCGGCGTCGCTGAAAGCAAGGAAGGCATCACGGTCACGCTGCAATCCAAGGACGGCAAAGAGTTCAAGGAGACTTACGACAAGATTCTCGTGAGTGTCGGGCGCAAGCCGAATTCGAGCGGGTTGGGACTGAACAACACGAAGGTCCATGTGGACGCCCGTGGGTTTGTCGAAGTGGATGCGCAGCGCCGCACGACCGATCCCGCGATATTCGCGATTGGCGACGTCGCCGGCGAACCGATGCTGGCGCACAAGGCGTCGCACGAAGGGCGCGTTGCCGCGGAAGCGATCGCGGGCCATAACACCGCGTTCGAGCCGGCGGCGATTCCCGCGGTTGTATTTACGGACCCGGAAGTCGCTTGGGCGGGCCTCACCGAACGCCAGGCGCAGAAGGACGGGCGCAGCGTGAATGTGGCGCGGTTCCCGTGGGCCGCGTCCGGCCGCGCGACGACGCTGAACCGTCAGGATGGACTCACGAAGTTCATCACCGACCCGGAATCGGGCATGGTGCTCGGCGTCGGAATCGTTGGCCCCGGCGCGGGCGAACTAATCGCAGAAGGCGTGTTGGCCATTGAAATGGGCGCAACGGCAACGGACCTCGGCATGTCGATTCATCCGCACCCGACCCTCAGCGAAACGCTCATGGAGTCGGCCGAGTTGATCTTTGGAACCGGGACGCACGTCTACCGGCCACGCAAAGCAAACTAA
- a CDS encoding diguanylate cyclase: MSTDLPDEPRHYAVLVVEDDPHTAELLSYTLSSAGFQVFTAASGPEALRKLEIVMVDLIVSDVMMRDMDGFVMRERILQDGVLRDIPFVFLTAKGTSEDQIRGLSTGADEYVTKPFDPQVLVARINAIMRRRENFSRVARLDTLTGLLNRQTLERDVQRELARIKRYPSHGSLVFLDIDGFKQVNDQFGHAAGDRALLHLASALTKDIRSVDIVGRYGGEEFVLYFPETPEPVGVRIVERMMAMFRNLSKNELNGPLTFSAGVAEAPRDGADFATLVEKADQAMYTAKRQGKAQVIGWRPDMVPRT; this comes from the coding sequence ATGAGCACCGACTTGCCGGACGAACCGCGGCACTATGCCGTGCTGGTGGTCGAAGATGATCCGCATACCGCAGAGCTGCTTTCGTACACCCTTTCGTCCGCCGGTTTCCAGGTGTTCACCGCCGCCAGCGGTCCCGAAGCCCTGAGGAAGCTTGAGATTGTCATGGTCGATCTCATTGTTTCCGACGTCATGATGCGCGATATGGATGGGTTCGTCATGCGCGAACGGATTCTTCAGGACGGCGTTTTGCGCGACATCCCGTTCGTATTCCTTACGGCAAAGGGAACGTCCGAGGATCAGATTCGCGGATTGTCCACCGGAGCGGACGAATACGTGACGAAACCGTTCGATCCGCAGGTGCTGGTTGCGCGCATCAACGCCATTATGCGCCGCCGCGAGAATTTCTCGCGCGTCGCGCGCCTGGACACGCTTACGGGACTGCTGAACCGTCAAACGTTGGAGCGCGATGTGCAGCGTGAACTCGCCCGCATCAAACGTTACCCCTCGCACGGCTCGCTGGTCTTCCTCGACATCGACGGGTTCAAACAGGTCAACGATCAGTTCGGGCATGCGGCGGGCGATCGCGCACTGTTGCACCTTGCGTCCGCGTTGACGAAAGACATCCGCAGCGTCGACATCGTCGGTCGATACGGCGGTGAAGAATTCGTGCTCTACTTTCCGGAAACGCCCGAGCCCGTGGGCGTTCGCATTGTCGAACGTATGATGGCCATGTTCCGCAATCTCTCGAAAAACGAACTCAACGGTCCGCTCACGTTCAGTGCGGGCGTGGCCGAGGCGCCGCGCGACGGCGCCGATTTCGCCACACTCGTCGAAAAAGCCGACCAGGCGATGTACACGGCGAAACGCCAGGGCAAAGCCCAGGTGATTGGCTGGCGGCCGGACATGGTGCCGCGCACCTAA
- the aceE gene encoding pyruvate dehydrogenase (acetyl-transferring), homodimeric type codes for MSTEARVIDDPDGVLEDEIREWIQSLNYILEHQGEEHAVALIERLRTHAEARGVQLPFTGNTPYVNTIHADDQPPYPGNRDIERRIKSFIRWNAMAMVVRANREESGIGGHISTFASAATLYEVGFNHFFRGTGKDHSGDQIYFQGHAAPGIYARAFLEGRLTQEQLENFRAELQPGGGLSSYPHPWLMPEFWQFPTVSMGLGPIMAIYQARFNRYLEDRGLKLDAGNKVWAFLGDGETDEPESLGAITLAAREKLDNLIFVINCNLQRLDGPVRGNGKIIQELETLFRGAGWNVIKVIWGGDWDPLLEKDKDGWLATRMGEIVDGQYQKYTVESGKYIREHFFKGDPKLMALARSMSDEQLRKLKRGGHDPEKVFAAFRAAVNHQGQPTVILAKTIKGYGLGESGEGKNITHQQKKLNEDELREFRTRFAIPISDEDVALAPFYRPAEDSPEIAYLRERREALGGCVPTRATQCAPLKTPDVSVFEEFHKGSEDRAISTTMAFVRILSKLLRDKEIGKYVVPIVPDEARTFGMEALFRQIGIYSHVGQLYEPVDSDTLIYYKEAKDGQILEEGITEAGSMSSFIAAGTAYSTHGIPTIPFFIYYSMFGLQRIGDLIWAAGDMRCRGFLLGATAGRTTLAGEGLQHQDGHSHVLALPVPNLIAYDPAFAYELAVIIRDGIRRMYEEQESVFYYITVGNENYPMLAMPEGCEQGILRGMYKLRASSHKKLKLKATLLGSGAILNEALKAQDLLAEKFGVSADVWSVTSYKELRKDIVDVARWNMLHPGDAPRESYVTQCLKNEPGPIVAASDYLKVLPDALGQAMSQRLVVLGTNGYGRSESRKMLRDFFEVDARWIAFATLHGLFLDGKIKEDIVKQAMKTLEIDPNKPNPMYS; via the coding sequence GTGAGCACCGAAGCACGCGTAATAGACGATCCCGATGGCGTACTCGAAGACGAGATTCGCGAGTGGATACAGTCGCTCAACTACATTCTCGAACATCAGGGCGAGGAACACGCCGTCGCGCTGATCGAACGGCTTCGCACACACGCAGAGGCGCGGGGCGTGCAACTTCCCTTCACGGGCAACACGCCTTACGTGAACACGATTCACGCGGACGATCAGCCGCCCTACCCGGGGAACCGGGACATCGAGCGCCGCATCAAGAGTTTTATCCGCTGGAACGCGATGGCAATGGTCGTGCGCGCGAACCGCGAAGAGAGCGGGATTGGCGGCCATATCTCGACCTTTGCGTCGGCCGCGACGCTATACGAGGTGGGATTCAACCATTTCTTCCGCGGCACGGGAAAGGACCATTCCGGGGACCAAATATACTTCCAGGGTCACGCCGCCCCGGGTATCTATGCGCGCGCGTTCCTTGAGGGACGCTTGACGCAGGAACAACTCGAAAACTTCCGCGCGGAACTCCAGCCGGGCGGTGGACTGTCTTCGTATCCGCACCCGTGGCTCATGCCGGAGTTCTGGCAGTTCCCAACGGTCTCGATGGGCCTCGGCCCGATCATGGCGATTTACCAGGCCCGGTTTAACCGGTACCTCGAAGACCGCGGATTGAAACTGGACGCCGGAAACAAGGTGTGGGCATTTCTTGGCGACGGTGAAACAGACGAACCGGAATCGCTCGGCGCGATTACCCTCGCCGCCCGCGAGAAACTGGACAACCTCATCTTCGTTATCAACTGCAATTTGCAGCGTCTCGACGGTCCCGTGCGCGGCAACGGAAAGATTATCCAGGAACTTGAAACCCTGTTCCGCGGCGCGGGATGGAACGTTATCAAGGTTATTTGGGGCGGCGACTGGGACCCCCTGCTGGAGAAGGACAAGGACGGCTGGCTGGCGACGCGCATGGGCGAAATTGTCGACGGCCAGTACCAGAAGTACACGGTCGAGAGCGGCAAGTACATTCGTGAGCACTTCTTCAAGGGCGATCCCAAGCTCATGGCGCTCGCGCGTTCGATGTCTGACGAACAACTCCGCAAACTGAAGCGCGGCGGGCACGATCCCGAGAAGGTTTTCGCGGCATTTCGAGCGGCGGTGAATCATCAGGGCCAACCGACGGTGATCCTTGCGAAGACCATCAAGGGGTACGGGCTTGGCGAGAGCGGCGAGGGCAAGAACATCACCCACCAGCAGAAAAAGCTGAACGAAGACGAGCTGCGGGAGTTCCGGACGCGGTTCGCCATTCCGATTTCGGACGAAGACGTCGCGCTCGCGCCGTTCTACAGGCCGGCGGAGGACAGCCCGGAAATCGCGTATCTCCGCGAGCGCCGCGAAGCGCTTGGCGGATGCGTGCCCACGCGCGCGACGCAGTGCGCGCCGCTCAAGACGCCGGACGTATCAGTGTTCGAGGAATTTCACAAAGGCAGCGAAGACCGCGCTATCTCGACGACCATGGCGTTTGTGCGCATCCTGTCGAAGCTGCTACGGGACAAGGAAATCGGCAAGTACGTCGTCCCGATCGTTCCGGACGAAGCGCGCACATTCGGTATGGAAGCGCTGTTCCGCCAGATCGGCATCTATTCGCACGTGGGCCAGCTTTACGAGCCGGTCGATTCGGATACCCTTATTTACTACAAGGAAGCCAAGGACGGCCAAATTCTCGAAGAGGGAATTACCGAAGCGGGATCGATGTCGTCCTTTATTGCCGCGGGCACCGCGTATTCGACGCACGGCATACCGACGATTCCGTTCTTCATTTACTACTCGATGTTCGGTCTTCAGCGTATTGGCGACCTCATTTGGGCGGCAGGCGACATGCGCTGCCGCGGCTTCCTGCTCGGCGCGACCGCCGGCCGCACGACGCTTGCCGGCGAGGGCCTTCAACATCAGGATGGACACAGCCACGTATTGGCGTTGCCGGTCCCCAATCTGATCGCGTACGACCCGGCCTTTGCCTACGAACTCGCCGTCATTATCCGCGACGGCATCCGGCGCATGTACGAAGAGCAGGAAAGCGTCTTCTACTACATCACAGTCGGCAATGAAAACTACCCGATGCTTGCGATGCCGGAGGGATGCGAACAAGGCATTCTTCGCGGCATGTACAAACTGCGCGCGTCGTCCCACAAGAAACTTAAGCTTAAAGCGACACTTCTCGGCAGCGGCGCGATTTTGAACGAAGCGCTCAAGGCGCAGGACCTGCTCGCGGAGAAGTTTGGCGTAAGCGCGGATGTCTGGAGCGTGACGAGCTATAAGGAACTGCGCAAAGACATCGTCGACGTGGCGCGTTGGAACATGCTTCACCCGGGCGATGCGCCGCGCGAGTCGTACGTGACGCAGTGTCTAAAGAACGAGCCGGGCCCGATCGTGGCCGCGTCCGATTATTTGAAAGTGCTGCCGGACGCGCTCGGCCAGGCGATGTCGCAACGCCTCGTCGTGTTGGGCACGAACGGCTACGGACGCAGCGAGTCCAGGAAGATGCTGCGCGATTTCTTCGAGGTCGATGCGCGCTGGATCGCATTTGCGACGCTGCACGGGCTGTTCCTCGATGGTAAAATCAAAGAGGACATTGTAAAGCAGGCGATGAAGACGCTCGAAATCGATCCGAACAAACCGAATCCCATGTACAGCTAA
- a CDS encoding peptidylprolyl isomerase — MQANIRTNKGTIRLDLFAEQAPITVANFVNLAQRGYYDGLTFHRVIANFMIQGGCPQGTGTGGPGYKFQDECTPALKHDRPGILSMANAGPRTNGSQFFITHVPTDWLDGKHTVFGAVVAKEDQAVVNSIAQNDRIESIEISGDTTSLFAKTQTYLDDWNAVLDKRYPKKR; from the coding sequence ATGCAAGCAAACATTCGTACAAATAAGGGCACTATTCGCCTGGACCTCTTCGCGGAGCAGGCGCCGATCACCGTTGCGAATTTCGTCAATCTCGCGCAGCGCGGATACTACGACGGGCTGACGTTTCACCGTGTCATCGCGAACTTCATGATCCAAGGCGGCTGCCCGCAGGGTACCGGCACCGGCGGGCCGGGATACAAGTTTCAGGACGAATGCACGCCCGCGTTGAAACACGATCGCCCGGGAATTCTTTCGATGGCGAACGCGGGGCCGCGCACGAACGGCAGCCAGTTCTTTATCACGCACGTGCCCACCGACTGGCTCGACGGCAAGCACACCGTGTTTGGCGCGGTGGTGGCGAAGGAAGACCAGGCGGTCGTGAACAGCATTGCGCAAAACGACCGAATCGAGTCCATCGAAATCTCGGGGGACACCACGTCGCTGTTTGCAAAGACACAGACCTATCTTGACGACTGGAACGCGGTCCTCGACAAGCGGTATCCCAAAAAGCGGTAG
- the uvrA gene encoding excinuclease ABC subunit UvrA, whose protein sequence is MPSKKNSLRDNIVIRGAREHNLQNINISIPRDKLVVITGLSGSGKSSLAFDTIYAEGQRRYVESLSAYARQFLEQMEKPDVDYIEGLSPAISIEQKTTHRNPRSTVGTVTEVYDYLRLLFARIGRPHCYNCGKPIQAQSAQQIVDHIQTLPDGTKIQLLAPLIRQRKGTYQKVFDDIKRQGFTRVRVNGEFRTVDEKIDLERYVKHDIDVVVDRLVVKPGIARRLSDSVETCLRLAEGIIRIWQESPDKKVSETLQSEHFACVDCGISFEELAPRMFSFNNPHGACPECTGIGTTIEVDPELVIPDPSLSVEDGAVAAWSPRRMVDAWYLRALKCVLKHYRQDAHTPWRRLPESVQQKILYGSDEELIDFSYSNDRKTVEIKRPFEGVIPNLERRFKETESARAREIISEFMSSKPCPACKGARLRPESIAVTIGGKSILDVTGLSIGEALDYFKRLDLSKTEKMIAERVLKEIRERLGFLVNVGLDYLSLERNAGTLSGGESQRIRLATQIGAGLMGVLYILDEPSIGLHQRDNQKLIATLTRLRDLGNTVIVVEHDEDTIRTADYVIDLGPGAGVHGGRIVAQGTPQQVMKVKDSWTGKFLSGTFQIRAPKTRRKPNGKSLAIRGAQHNNLKNVDVEFPLGLFTCITGVSGSGKSSLINETLYPAAHRAVYDTAPMKPGRHSKIDGLQHIDKVIDIDQSPIGRTPRSNPATYTGLFGPIRDIFSRVPEARARGYQPGRFSFNVKGGRCETCEGDGVLCIEMHFLPDVYVPCEECKGMRYNRDTLEVRYKGKNIFEVLDMTVEEACEFFKNIPAAHAKLDTLNDVGLGYIKLGQAATTLSGGEAQRVKLATELSKRQTGRTLYILDEPTTGLHAVDVDKLLHVLHRLVESGNTVLVIEHNLDVIKTADWIIDLGPEGGDRGGQVVATGTPEQVAKVKNSYTGQHLKRMLS, encoded by the coding sequence ATGCCCTCAAAGAAGAATTCGCTTCGCGACAATATCGTTATTCGCGGTGCGCGCGAGCACAACCTTCAGAACATCAATATCAGCATCCCGCGGGACAAACTGGTGGTCATCACGGGCCTCAGCGGATCGGGAAAGTCGAGCCTCGCGTTCGACACGATATACGCGGAAGGGCAGCGGCGGTACGTCGAAAGCCTCTCCGCGTATGCGCGCCAGTTCCTGGAACAGATGGAAAAGCCGGACGTCGATTACATCGAGGGGTTGAGCCCGGCAATCTCGATCGAACAAAAGACGACACACCGAAACCCGCGCTCGACGGTCGGGACCGTCACCGAGGTCTACGACTATCTGCGCCTCTTGTTCGCGCGCATCGGCAGGCCGCATTGTTATAACTGCGGCAAACCGATTCAAGCGCAGTCCGCGCAGCAGATCGTGGACCACATTCAGACGCTGCCCGACGGGACGAAGATTCAATTGCTCGCTCCGCTGATTCGGCAGCGCAAGGGCACGTACCAAAAAGTATTCGATGACATTAAGCGCCAAGGATTCACCCGCGTCCGCGTGAATGGCGAGTTTCGAACGGTTGACGAGAAGATCGATCTCGAACGTTACGTGAAACATGATATCGACGTGGTCGTCGACCGGCTGGTCGTCAAACCGGGAATTGCGCGGCGCCTTTCCGACAGCGTTGAAACGTGCCTCCGGTTGGCGGAAGGCATCATTCGGATATGGCAGGAGTCTCCGGACAAGAAGGTCTCTGAGACGCTTCAGAGCGAGCATTTTGCGTGCGTGGACTGCGGGATTAGCTTTGAGGAACTCGCGCCGCGCATGTTTTCGTTCAACAACCCTCACGGCGCGTGCCCGGAGTGCACCGGGATAGGGACGACAATTGAAGTCGATCCTGAACTCGTTATACCGGACCCCTCGTTGTCGGTTGAAGACGGCGCGGTCGCGGCGTGGAGCCCCAGGCGAATGGTCGACGCGTGGTATCTGCGCGCGTTGAAATGCGTGCTCAAGCATTACAGGCAGGACGCACATACGCCGTGGAGGCGCCTGCCCGAGAGCGTGCAACAGAAGATTCTCTACGGTTCCGACGAAGAATTGATAGATTTCTCCTACTCGAACGACCGAAAGACGGTCGAGATCAAGCGGCCATTCGAGGGCGTTATTCCCAACTTGGAACGCCGGTTCAAGGAGACGGAAAGTGCGCGCGCCCGCGAGATCATTAGCGAGTTCATGTCCAGCAAGCCCTGTCCTGCATGCAAGGGCGCGCGCCTGCGGCCAGAGTCGATCGCGGTGACCATCGGCGGAAAATCGATACTCGATGTTACGGGCCTTTCGATCGGCGAGGCATTGGACTACTTCAAGCGACTTGACCTGTCCAAGACCGAAAAAATGATCGCCGAGCGCGTACTCAAGGAGATTCGCGAGCGCCTTGGCTTCCTAGTCAATGTTGGACTGGACTACCTGTCGTTGGAGCGAAACGCCGGTACGCTTTCCGGCGGCGAATCGCAGCGCATTCGGCTCGCGACGCAGATCGGGGCCGGTCTCATGGGCGTGCTCTACATTCTCGACGAGCCAAGCATCGGCCTGCACCAACGCGACAATCAGAAACTGATCGCCACGCTCACCCGCCTGCGTGACCTGGGCAATACCGTAATTGTTGTCGAGCATGACGAGGACACGATCCGTACGGCGGATTACGTCATCGACCTCGGCCCCGGCGCCGGCGTGCACGGCGGGCGCATCGTCGCGCAAGGGACGCCGCAGCAGGTCATGAAGGTGAAGGACTCCTGGACCGGCAAATTCCTTTCCGGCACGTTCCAGATTCGCGCGCCCAAGACCCGGCGCAAGCCCAATGGTAAGTCACTCGCCATCCGAGGCGCGCAGCACAACAACCTGAAAAACGTCGATGTCGAATTTCCACTCGGGCTTTTCACCTGCATCACCGGGGTGTCCGGTTCGGGCAAGTCGAGTCTCATCAACGAGACGCTATATCCCGCCGCGCACCGTGCTGTGTACGACACGGCGCCGATGAAACCGGGCAGGCATTCCAAGATAGACGGTCTTCAACATATCGACAAGGTCATTGACATCGATCAGTCCCCCATCGGCCGCACGCCGCGATCGAACCCTGCGACGTACACCGGGCTGTTCGGGCCCATCCGTGATATCTTCAGCCGCGTCCCGGAAGCGCGCGCACGCGGCTATCAGCCCGGGCGCTTCAGTTTCAATGTGAAGGGCGGGCGTTGCGAAACGTGCGAGGGGGACGGCGTGCTGTGTATCGAGATGCACTTTCTGCCCGACGTGTACGTGCCGTGCGAGGAGTGCAAGGGTATGCGCTATAACCGGGACACACTCGAGGTGCGCTACAAGGGCAAGAATATCTTCGAAGTGCTCGACATGACCGTCGAGGAGGCCTGCGAGTTTTTCAAAAACATTCCCGCGGCGCACGCCAAATTGGATACGCTCAACGACGTGGGGCTCGGGTATATCAAGCTCGGCCAGGCGGCAACAACGCTCTCCGGCGGCGAAGCGCAACGCGTGAAGCTCGCGACCGAGTTGTCGAAGCGCCAGACTGGACGCACGTTGTACATTCTCGACGAGCCGACGACGGGGCTTCATGCCGTTGACGTGGACAAGTTGCTCCACGTGTTGCATCGCCTTGTGGAATCCGGAAATACGGTGCTGGTCATCGAACACAATCTCGACGTCATTAAAACGGCGGACTGGATTATTGACCTCGGGCCGGAAGGCGGTGACCGTGGCGGTCAGGTCGTGGCGACGGGGACGCCTGAACAGGTCGCGAAGGTGAAAAACTCCTACACCGGGCAGCACCTGAAAAGGATGCTGTCGTAA